A single window of Cydia strobilella chromosome 18, ilCydStro3.1, whole genome shotgun sequence DNA harbors:
- the LOC134749595 gene encoding protein KRI1 homolog, with the protein MPKKALFDEDSEEEVTLKTQNEYAKKYDSWRQKEELHKLEQKYGPKALNSDASLSSDSEDDSDEPPEVSEETETQFLKTLALLKTKDPRIYNPDFKFFDNEKKEEEKKPEVKSLSFADSDDDDDDDGNIFKVEKVAEVKSTEKPTKPEIKTEKIKDFLTGKAEHINNPVERDLAPLKALWSDPKLNEGEAFLRDYILNKKYLQDGDAGEAGDKIRDDADLEADEAIVEEQGKFERAYNFRFEEPDEEYLKRFPRTMNYIRPKDDRRARKRAEVRERKEEEKKKKMDEIARMKALKLKEIQEKIAKIKEVTGNQDLAFREEDMESDFDQNEHDKRMKEIFDEEYYGEVDNEKPVFPDLDEELEIENWEKYGEELTAENEPHFEDDEFNMDADYNPKQARLNLLEELQQNMTKRRRNRKKKSKLAELLTTEKPKFVPTVADKTYSQYMEEYYKMDCEDVIGGDLPTRFKYREVVPNDYGLTIEEILLADDKELTQWVPLKKIVKHQPVTVEKGEVKVYRQKAADERLKKKVLPSLFKDLPEEPEIVVPLEAAKKKKKKKKKKNKNKEGNNTNNDSQEEIEHNDLITSDPGTLPTESSRKKKKQKHVEGNVPTENNSSDIANDNVVFKKKNKKNKSNLINGVQGSERNQDEPNISNVTEQSENTSEKKKKKHRTEQNNSQNNVASVSGTSECKQNNQKLDSTIDRNNASENYSGNTKKKNKNKPDAEQNKQKHNLKRKLEDTASSNPVPKKKKKKKNNSAANVNNLETNQNKKGLNVSKKNKQKQSKASDNPYSNLSDERLKAYGLNPKKYKGFMKYKKY; encoded by the exons ATGCCGAAAAAAGCATTATTTGATGAAGACTCCGAAGAGGAAGTTACACTTAAGACCCAAAATGAATACGCTAAGAAATATGACTCATGGCGTCAAAAAGAGGAACTTCACAAATTGGAGCAGAAGTATGGCCCCAAGGCGTTGAATTCTGACGCCTCACTGTCTTCGGACAGCGAGGACGACAGCGACGAACCGCCTGAAGTGTCTGAAGAAACGGAAACGCAATTCCTGAAAACGCTAGCGTTACTAAAAACAAAGGACCCACGGATCTATAATCCTGACTTCAAATTTTTCGATAATGAAAAGAAAGAGGAAGAAAAGAAGCCAGAAGTGAAATCTTTAAGTTTTGCCGACAGCGACGACGATGACGACGATGATGGAAATATATTCAAAGTGGAGAAGGTGGCTGAAGTCAAATCAACAGAGAAACCTACTAAACCGGAGATTAAgacagaaaaaataaaagatttccTCACAGGTAAGGCTGAGCATATCAATAATCCGGTAGAAAGAGATCTAGCTCCTCTAAAGGCCTTGTGGTCTGACCCAAAGCTGAATGAGGGGGAAGCATTCCTTAGAGACTACATCCTGAATAAGAAGTACCTACAAGATGGGGATGCCGGCGAGGCGGGAGACAAGATTCGTGACGACGCAGACCTGGAAGCTGATGAGGCCATTGTGGAGGAACAGGGCAAGTTTGAAAGAGCATACAATTTCCGCTTCGAAGAACCAGATGAAGAATACTTGAAGAGATTTCCTCGTACCATGAACTACATCAGGCCCAAAGATGACCGCCGAGCCAGGAAGAGGGCTGAAGTCAGAGAGAGGAAGGAAGaggaaaaaaagaagaaaatggACGAAATTGCAAGAATGAAAGCTCTCAAGCTGAAAGAGATTCAAGAAAAAATTGCCAAAATTAAAGAGGTAACTGGGAACCAGGATTTAGCTTTTCGAGAAGAAGATATGGAGAGTGACTTTGATCAGAATGAACATGACAAAAGAATGAAGGAGATCTTTGATGAGGAATATTATGGTGAAGTGGACAATGAGAAGCCTGTGTTCCCAGACCTGGATGAAGAATTAGAGATAGAAAATTGGGAAAAATATGGAGAAGAATTAACAGCAGAAAATGAGCCACATTTTGAAGATGACGAATTTAACATGGATGCAGATTACAACCCAAAGCAAGCTCGTTTAAACCTATTAGAAGAACTACAGCAAAACATGACCAAGAGACGGAGGAACCGTAAGAAGAAATCCAAGTTGGCAGAGTTGTTGACAACTGAAAAGCCAAAGTTTGTGCCGACTGTGGCAGACAAGACTTATTCCCAATACATGGAGGAGTACTACAAGATGGACTGCGAGGATGTCATTGGGGGAGATTTGCCCACTAGGTTCAAGTACAGAGAGGTGGTGCCTAATGACTATGGGCTGACTATTGAAGAG ATCTTGCTAGCAGATGATAAGGAGCTGACTCAGTGGGTGCCGCTGAAGAAGATAGTGAAGCACCAACCGGTGACCGTGGAGAAGGGAGAGGTCAAGGTGTACCGGCAGAAGGCAGCTGACGAGCGCCTTAAGAAGAAAGTCCTGCCAAGCTTGTTCAAGGACCTGCCCGA GGAACCAGAAATAGTTGTTCCTCTTGAAGCAGctaagaaaaagaagaagaagaagaagaaaaagaacaaaaataaagaaggaaataatacaaataatgacAGTCAAGAAGAAATAGAACACAATGATCTTATTACTAGTGATCCTGGCACTTTACCGACTGAAAGCAgcagaaagaagaaaaaacagaaACATGTGGAGGGAAATGTACCAACGGAAAATAATTCGAGTGACATAGCAAATGATAATGTAGTTTTCAAAAAgaagaataagaaaaataaaagcaaTTTAATCAATGGAGTACAAGGCAGTGAACGTAATCAGGATGAACCTAATATTAGTAATGTAACTGAACAAAGTGAGAATACCTCtgagaaaaagaagaagaaacataGAACAGAGCAAAATAATTCTCAAAACAATGTTGCTAGTGTTTCAGGTACATCAGAATGCAAGCAAAACAACCAGAAACTTGACAGTACTATAGACAGGAACAATGCAAGTGAAAATTATTCTGGGaatactaaaaagaaaaataagaacAAACCAGATGCAGAACAGAACAAACAGAAGCATAACTTAAAACGGAAATTAGAAGATACTGCAAGTAGTAATCCAGTaccaaagaaaaagaagaaaaagaaaaataattcagCAGCCAATGTAAACAATTTGGAGACAAATCAGAACAAGAAAGGCTTGAATGTATCCAAGAAGAATAAGCAAAAGCAATCCAAAGCATCAGATAATCCTTACAGCAATTTATCTGATGAGCGGCTAAAAGCGTATGGCTTGAACCCTAAGAAATATAAAGgatttatgaaatataaaaagtattaa
- the LOC134749338 gene encoding delta(24)-sterol reductase-like encodes MLISCTVMFIYAMLPSSWKARIIGWLEEHRELVVLVFCLPASFLFSLLLKLRAAARRFSSGSHDERVREIQRQVQAWNKLDKDNRRLLCTARPNWLSLSTTFFQKHLHHRVPIPLYDILELDEANMTVRVEPMVTIGDITKFLIPRGYSLAVTIELDDATLGGLAFGTGMSTHSHKAGLYHETITSYEVVVADGSVVTATAREHKELYQTLPWSHGSLGFLVGLTLRIVKIKPYIKIKYIPVKGQENYCNMMRELSGAYEEKPKEFPDYIEGTIFSKNEAVIMTGDYADYDPKIPVNECSKWYKPWFYKHVESFLKKGESEELIPLRDYLLRHNRAIFWVVEDMLSFGNNFLFRTLFGWLLPPKPAFLKFTTTPGVRKYTFTKQVFQDIVLPIKELEKQVEIATELFDKYPLLVYPCKVIDHGQSSGQLKRPDPKYMVPGTNYAMYNDLGVYGVPGKVKNKKKYNPVDSMRKMEKFTRDVGGFSFLYADIFMTREEFEKMFDLTLYERVRKQYGAEGAFPHLYDKVKPELDVFAIGEENAIGEEKSN; translated from the exons atgTTGATATCGTGCACTGTTATGTTTATTTACG CCATGCTGCCCTCATCGTGGAAAGCCCGCATCATCGGCTGGCTAGAAGAGCACAGAGAACTGGTCGTCCTTGTCTTCTGCCTACCAGCCAGCTTCTTGTTCAGTCTGTTATTGAAACTGCGAGCGGCTGCGCGTCGCTTCAGCTCCGGCAGCCATGATGAAAGGGTCCGCGAGATACAGCGACAG GTGCAGGCATGGAATAAACTGGACAAAGACAACCGACGCCTGTTGTGCACAGCGCGACCTAACTGGCTGTCGCTGTCCACCACATTCTTCCAAAAACATTTGCACCATCGG GTCCCTATCCCCCTGTACGATATCTTGGAGCTGGATGAAGCCAACATGACGGTCCGAGTGGAACCGATGGTCACCATCGGAGACATCACCAAGTTCCTCATTCCCAGAGGCTACTCGTTGGCGGTCACCATCGAACTAGATGATGCCACGCTGGGAG GTCTGGCGTTCGGTACCGGCATGTCAACGCACTCGCACAAAGCGGGCCTGTACCACGAGACCATCACCAGCTACGAGGTTGTGGTCGCCGACGGTTCCGTGGTAACGGCCACGGCGCGCGAACACAAGGAACTCTATCAAACCCTACCTTGGTCGCATGGAAGTCTTGGCTTTCTAGTCGGTTTGACGCTGAGAATCGTCAAAATCAAACcgtatataaaaattaagtacATCCCAGTTAAAGGACAAGAAAATTACTGTAATATGATGAGGGAATTATCGGGAGCATATGAAGAAAAACCAAAGGAATTCCCAGATTATATCGAAGGCACGATCTTTAGCAAAAACGAGGCTGTAATCATGACGGGAGACTACGCGGACTACGACCCGAAGATACCTGTCAATGAGTGCTCTAAATGGTATAAACCCTGGTTTTACAAGCACGTCGAAAGCTTTTTGAAGAAAGGTGAATCGGAAGAACTGATTCCGTTGAGAGATTACTTGCTAAGGCATAATAGAGCGATATTCTGGGTGGTCGAAGATATGCTTTCATTCGGTAATAATTTTCTGTTCAGAACACTATTTGGTTGGCTATTACCGCCCAAACCAGCATTTTTGAAATTCACAACTACTCCTGGAGTACGTAAATACACTTTTACTAAACAAGTCTTCCAAGATATAGTACTCCCTATCAAAGAATTGGAAAAACAGGTAGAAATAGCGACTGAACTTTTTGACAAGTATCCATTACTGGTGTATCCATGTAAAGTTATAGATCACGGGCAGTCTTCTGGACAATTAAAGAGACCTGACCCTAAATATATGGTACCCGGTACTAACTACGCGATGTATAATGATTTGGGGGTATACGGGGTGCCCGGGAAGGTGAAAAACAAGAAGAAGTACAACCCTGTAGACTCGATGAGGAAAATGGAGAAGTTTACTAGAGATGTTGGGGGTTTTTCGTTCTTGTATGCGGATATATTTATGACGCGGGAGGAGTTTGAGAAGATGTTTGATTTGACGTTGTATGAGAGGGTGAGGAAACAGTATGGGGCGGAAGGCGCCTTTCCGCATTTGTACGATAAGGTCAAACCGGAGTTGGATGTGTTTGCTATTGGAGAGGAGAATGCCATTGGGGAAGAGAAATCGAACTGA
- the LOC134749698 gene encoding small ribosomal subunit protein uS4, whose product MVNNRVPSVFSKTYVTPRRPFEKARLDQELKIIGEYGLRNKREVWRVKYTLARIRKAARELLTLEEKDPKRLFEGNALLRRLVRIGVLDEKQMKLDYVLGLKIEDFLERRLQTQVFKAGLAKSIHHARILIRQRHIRVRKQVVNIPSFIVRLDSGKHIDFSLKSPFGGGRPGRVKRKNLRKGQAGGAANDEEED is encoded by the exons ATGGTGAACAACCGAGTGCCCTCGGTCTTCTCAAAGACCTATGTCACGCCCCGGCGTCCCTTCGAGAAGGCGCGCCTGGACCAGGAGCTGAAGATCATCGGCGAATACGGTCTGAGGAACAAGCGCGAGGTGTGGAGGGTCAAGTACACGCTGGCGCGCATCCGTAAGGCTGCCCGTGAGCTGCTCACACTTGAGGAGAAGGACCCCAAGAGGCTGTTTGAAG GCAATGCCCTCCTCCGGCGTCTGGTCCGCATTGGAGTGCTGGACGAGAAGCAGATGAAGCTGGATTACGTGCTCGGTCTGAAGATCGAGGACTTCTTGGAGCGCCGCCTGCAGACCCAGGTGTTCAAGGCTGGTCTCGCCAAGTCCATCCATCATGCCCGCATCCTTATCAGACAGAGACACATCCG CGTCCGCAAGCAGGTGGTGAACATCCCGTCGTTCATCGTGCGCCTGGACTCTGGCAAGCACATCGACTTCTCGCTGAAGTCTCCGTTCGGCGGCGGCCGCCCGGGCCGCGTGAAGAGGAAGAACCTGCGCAAGGGACAGGCGGGCGGCGCCGCCAACGACGAGGAGGAGGATTAA